In the genome of Cryptomeria japonica chromosome 8, Sugi_1.0, whole genome shotgun sequence, one region contains:
- the LOC131048376 gene encoding uncharacterized protein LOC131048376, translating to MTVSSGEGWQGHREEVVGPGRPTGASDQGAGRGRGLAGPRSDSGGKACDLLGSPTGGDGDIGGEGGQGGDDEDDDPEEGGEDKQGEQEEEEEDEEEREEEEEVPHHFGDDTIALDPPIVLAKGEGDDLRKPVSSLRQSSSTTPPNVVQRHYEHGEGNGSRSEMAMTHDPHWQEGDPSKGLLFY from the exons ATGACGGTCAGCAGCGGCGAGGGCTGGCAGGGTCATAGGGAGGAGGTCGTGGGGCCGGGAAGGCCGACGGGGGCTAGTGATCAGGGCGCCGGCAGGGGCCGAGGGCTGGCGGGGCCCCGCTCTGATAGTGGCGGCAAGGCCTGCGACCTGTTAGGGAGCCCCACA GGAGGAGATGGAGATATTGGTGGGGAGGGAGGTCagggtggggatgatgaggatgatgacccAGAGGAAGGGGGAGAGGACAAGCAGGGAGAgcaggaggaggaagaggaggacgaggaggagagagaggaggaggaagaGGTTCCCCATCACTTTGGAGAtgacaccatagccctagatccaccaaTAGTGCTAGCTAAAGGAGAGGGAGATGATCTTAGGAAACCCGTTTCAAGCTTACGTCAGTCATCTTCTACAACACCACCTAATGTAGTACAAAGACACTATGAGCATGGAGAGGGCAATGGCTCTAGATCAGAGATGGCTATGACACATGATCCACATTGGCAGGAAGGAGACCCAAGTAAAGGtcttttattttattga